A part of Vigna radiata var. radiata cultivar VC1973A unplaced genomic scaffold, Vradiata_ver6 scaffold_253, whole genome shotgun sequence genomic DNA contains:
- the LOC106755389 gene encoding DNA-directed RNA polymerase III subunit RPC10-like produces the protein MEFCPTCGNMLQFELPYLDRHARFFCSACPYVCYVNNRVKIKRKQRLVKKEIEPIISPDDMKNAPKTEATCPYCGHGEAAFKEFQTRSADEPATLFYRCLNDRCQKQWRED, from the exons ATGGAGTTTTGTCCCACATGCGGTAACATGCTGCAGTTTGAATTGCCCTATTTGGATCGGCATGCAAGATTTTTTTGTTCCGCTTGTCCATATGTTTGCTACGTCAACAATAGG GTCAAgatcaaaagaaagcaaaggttggtgaaaaaagaaatagagcCTATCATCTCCCCAGATGACATGAAGAATGCTCCAAAAACTGAGG cGACATGCCCATATTGCGGTCATGGCGAAGCTGCTTTCAAAGAATTTCAGACTAGATCTGCTGACGAGCCAGCAACTCTATTTTATCGTTGCTTGAATGATAGATGTCAAAAACAATGGCGCGAAGATTGA
- the LOC111241243 gene encoding uncharacterized protein LOC111241243 isoform X2, with protein MNKNSESSTKPNNNNNSPKPKPPFKPAKDDTKPVLQDPILRSDPIETEEAVLRLPPFSVPTSTSPPAEA; from the exons ATGAACAAGAATTCAGAATCTTCAACCAaaccaaataacaacaacaattcaCCCAAACCAAAACCTCCTTTCAAGCCAGCAAAGGACGACACCAAGCCCGTGCTTCAAGACcct ATACTCAGATCCGACCCAATTGAGACGGAAGAAGCTGTGTTGCGATTGCCTCCATTCTCAGTCCCCACTTCAACTTCTCCACCTGCAGAGGCCTAA